From Ailuropoda melanoleuca isolate Jingjing chromosome 17, ASM200744v2, whole genome shotgun sequence, the proteins below share one genomic window:
- the ACADVL gene encoding very long-chain specific acyl-CoA dehydrogenase, mitochondrial, which translates to MQAARMAPALGRQLRRLGVGSSRTSALLGHPPPDPARRPYASGAAQAVLEKSNSLPPEASAREAAAKAESKSFAVGMFKGQLTTDQVFPYPSVLNEEQTQFLKELVGPVSRFFEEVNDAAKNDMLEKVEETTMQGLKELGAFGLQVPSELGGVGLCNTQYARLVEIVGTHDLGVGITLGAHQSIGFKGILLFGTKAQKEKYLPKLASGETIAAFCLTEPSSGSDAASIRTSAVPSPCGKYYTLNGSKIWISNGGLADVFTVFAKTPITDAATGAAKEKITAFVVERSFGGVTHGPPEKKMGIKASNTAEVYFDGVRVPSENVLGEVGGGFKVAMHILNNGRFGMAAALAGTMRGIIAKAVDHAANRTQFGEKIHNFGLIQEKLARMAMLQYVTESMAYMVSANMDQGATDFQIEAAISKIFGSEAAWKVTDECIQIMGGMGFMKEPGVERVLRDLRIFRIFEGTNDILRLFVALQGCMDKGKELSGLGNALKNPFGNAGLLLGEAGKQLRRRAGLGSGLSLSGVIHQELNRSGELMVKALEQFASVVEAKLIKHKKGIVSE; encoded by the exons ATGCAGGCGGCAAGGATGGCCCCGGCCCTGGGGCGGCAGCTCCGGAGGTTGGGGGTCGGAAG CTCGCGGACAAGTGCGCTCCTGGGGCACCCGCCGCCCGACCCGGCCCGCCGACCCTACGCCAGTGGGGCCGCTCAG GCGGTTCTGGAGAAGTCAAATTCCCTCCCCCCCGAGGCTTCAGCCAGGGAGGCGGCGGCCAAGGCG GAATCGAAGTCTTTCGCTGTGGGGATGTTCAAAGGCCAGCTCACCACCGACCAGGTCTTCCCTTACCCATCTG TGCTCAACGAGGAGCAGACACAGTTTCTTAAAGAGCTGGTGGGGCCTGTGTCCCGTTTCTTCGAG GAGGTGAACGATGCTGCCAAGAATGACATGttggagaaggtggaggagacCACCATGCAGGGCCTCAAGGAGCTGGGGGCCTTCGGTCTGCAGGTGCCCAGTGAACTGGGTGGTGTGGGCCTCTGCAACACCCAG TACGCCCGCCTGGTGGAGATCGTCGGCACGCATGACCTTGGCGTGGGGATCACCCTGGGGGCCCACCAGAGCATTGGCTTCAAAGGCATCCTGCTCTTTGGCACAAAggcccagaaagaaaaatacctccCCAAACTGGCATCTG GGGAAACCATAGCTGCTTTCTGTCTAACCGAGCCCTCCAGTGGGTCCGATGCAGCCTCCATCCGAACTTCTGCTGTGCCCAGCCCCTGTGGAAAATATTATACTCTCAATGGAAGCAAGATCTGGATCAG TAACGGGGGCCTGGCAGATGTCTTCACCGTCTTTGCCAAGACACCAATTACAGACGCAGCCACAGGGGCCGCGAAGGAGAAGATCACAGCTTTCGTGGTGGAGCGGAGCTTTGGAGGGGTCACCCA CGGGCCCCCCGAGAAGAAGATGGGCATCAAGGCCTCGAACACGGCAGAGGTGTACTTTGACGGAGTACGGGTGCCGTCAGAGAACGTGCTGGGCGAGGTGGGGGGCGGCTTCAAGGTGGCCATGCACATCCTCAACAATGGAAGGTTCGGCATGGCTGCGGCCCTCGCGGGCACCATGAGGGGCATCATTGCTAAGGCG GTGGACCATGCTGCCAATCGTACCCAGTTTGGGGAGAAAATTCACAACTTTGGGCTGATCCAGGAGAAGCTGGCCCGGATGGCTATGCTGCAGTACGTGACCGAG TCCATGGCTTACATGGTGAGTGCCAACATGGACCAGGGAGCCACGGACTTTCAGATCGAGGCCGCCATCAGTAAAATCTTTGGCTCG GAGGCGGCCTGGAAGGTGACGGATGAGTGCATCCAGATCATGGGCGGCATGGGTTTCATGAAG GAGCCTGGAGTAGAACGCGTTCTCCGAGATCTTCGCATTTTCCGGATCTTCGAGGGGACAAACGACATTCTCCGGCTGTTTGTGGCTCTGCAGGGCTGTATG GACAAAGGAAAGGAACTTTCTGGACTTGGCAATGCTCTAAAGAATCCCTTTGGGAATGCCGGTCTCCTGCTAGGAGAGGCAGGCAAGCAGCTGAGGAG gcgggcagggctgggcagtggCCTGAGTCTCAGTGGCGTCATCCACCAGGAACTGAATCGGAGCGGAGAGCTG ATGGTGAAGGCTCTGGAGCAGTTTGCCAGCGTGGTGGAGGCCAAGCTGATAAAACACAAGAAGGGGATCGTCAGTGAGTGA
- the DVL2 gene encoding segment polarity protein dishevelled homolog DVL-2 isoform X3 has protein sequence MAGSGAGGGGVGETKVIYHLDEEETPYLVKIPVPAERITLGDFKSVLQRPAGAKYFFKSMDQDFGVVKEEISDDNARLPCFNGRVVSWLVSSDNPQPEMPPPAHEPRTELAPPPPPLPPLPPERTSGIGDSRPPSFHPNVSSSRENLEPETETESVVSLRRERPRRRDSSEHGAGGHRPSGPSRLERHLAGYESSSTLMTSELESTSLGDSDEDDTMSRFSSSTEQSSASRLLKRHRRRRKQRPPRLERASSFSSVTDSTMSLNIITVTLNMEKYNFLGISIVGQSNERGDGGIYIGSIMKGGAVAADGRIEPGDMLLQVNDMNFENMSNDDAVRVLRDIVHKPGPIVLTVAKCWDPSPQAYFTLPRNEPIQPIDPAAWVSHSAALTGTFPAYPGSSSMSTMTSGSSLPEGCEGRGLSIHTDMASVTKAMAAPESGLEVRDRMWLKITIPNAFLGSDVVDWLYHHVEGFPERREARKYASGLLKAGLIRHTVNKITFSEQCYYVFGDLSGGCESYLVNLSLNDNDGSSGASDQDTLAPLPGATPWPLLPTFSYQYPAPHPYSPQPPPYHELSSYTYGGGSASSQHSEGSRSSGSTRSDGGAGRTGRPEERAPESKSGSGTVQPPGAPPVRDLGSVPPELTASRQSFHMAMGNPSEFFVDVM, from the exons GGTGGTGAAGGAGGAGATTTCGGATGACAACGCCCGCCTTCCCTGCTTCAACGGAAGGGTGGTGTCCTGG CTAGTGTCATCAGATAACCCCCAACCCGAGATGCCTCCCCCAGCCCATGAGCCTCGGACAGAACTGGCGCCACCCCCCCCACCATTACCCCCTTTGCCCCCGGAGAGGACCAGCGGCATTGGGGACTCCAGGCCTCCATCCTTCCA ccctaATGTGTCCAGCAGCCGGGAAAACCTGGAGCCTGAGACAGAAACGGAGTCGGTTGTGTCTCTGCGGCGGGAGCGGCCTCGCAGGAGAGACAGCAGTGAGCATGGCG CGGGGGGCCACAGGCCCAGTGGCCCCTCCAGGCTGGAGCGCCACCTGGCTGGGTACGAGAGctcctccaccctcatgaccaGCGAGCTGGAGAGCACCAGCCTGGGAGACTCAGACGAGGATGACACCATGAGCAG GTTCAGCAGCTCCACGGAGCAGAGCAGCGCCTCCCGCCTCCTCAAGCGCCACCGGCGGCGGAGGAAACAGCGGCCACCCCGCCTGGAGAGG GCCTCGTCCTTCAGCAGCGTCACCGACTCCACCATGTCGCTCAACATCATCACGGTCACGCTGAACATGG AGAAGTACAACTTCCTGGGCATCTCCATCGTGGGCCAGAGCAACGAGCGGGGCGACGGCGGCATCTACATCGGCTCCATCATGAAGGGGGGTGCCGTGGCGGCTGACGGGCGCATCGAGCCGGGCGACATGCTGCTGCAG GTGAATGACATGAACTTCGAGAACATGAGCAACGACGACGCAGTGCGGGTGCTGCGGGACATCGTGCACAAGCCAGG CCCCATTGTGCTGACGGTGGCTAAGTGCTGGGATCCCTCTCCTCAGGCCTATTTCACTCTTCCTCGAA ATGAGCCCATCCAGCCCATCGACCCCGCTGCCTGGGTGTCTCACTCTGCTGCGCTGACTGGCACCTTCCCAGCCTATCCCGGCTCCTCGTCCATGAGCACCATGACATcggggtcctctctgcctgagg GCTGTGAGGGCCGGGGTCTCTCCATCCACACGGACATGGCGTCTGTGACCAAGGCTATGGCGGCCCCAGAGTCCGGGCTGGAAGTTCGGGACCGCATGTGGCTCAAGATCACTATCCCTAATGCTTTTCTGG GCTCGGACGTGGTGGACTGGCTCTACCATCACGTGGAAGGCTTTCCTGAGCGGCGGGAGGCCCGCAAGTACGCCAGTGGGCTGCTCAAGGCGGGTCTCATCCGACACACCGTGAACAAGATCACCTTCTCCGAGCAGTGCTATTACGTCTTCGGGGACCTCAGCGGCGGCTGTGAGAGCT ACCTTGTCAACTTGTCTCTGAATGACAATGATGGTTCCAGCGGGGCGTCGGACCAGGACACCTTGGCTCCTCTGCCTGGGGCGACCCCCTGGCCCCTGCTGCCCACCTTCTCATACCAGTACCCGGCCCCGCACCCATACAGCCCCCAGCCGCCACCCTACCACGAGCTCTCGTCCTACACCTACGGGGGCGGCAGTGCCAGCAGCCAGCACAGCGAGG ggAGCCGGAGCAGTGGGTCAACGCGCAGCGATGGGGGGGCAGGGCGtacagggaggcctgaggagcGGGCCCCAGAGTCCAAGTCCGGCAGTGGCA CCGTGCAGCCCCCCGGGGCCCCTCCAGTCAGAGACCTGGGCTCTGTGCCCCCAGAACTGACGGCGAGCCGCCAAAGCTTCCACATGGCCATGGGCAACCCCAGTGAGTTCTTTGTGGACGTTATGTAG
- the DVL2 gene encoding segment polarity protein dishevelled homolog DVL-2 isoform X2, whose translation MAGSGAGGGGVGETKVIYHLDEEETPYLVKIPVPAERITLGDFKSVLQRPAGAKYFFKSMDQDFGVVKEEISDDNARLPCFNGRVVSWLVSSDNPQPEMPPPAHEPRTELAPPPPPLPPLPPERTSGIGDSRPPSFHPNVSSSRENLEPETETESVVSLRRERPRRRDSTGGHRPSGPSRLERHLAGYESSSTLMTSELESTSLGDSDEDDTMSRFSSSTEQSSASRLLKRHRRRRKQRPPRLERASSFSSVTDSTMSLNIITVTLNMEKYNFLGISIVGQSNERGDGGIYIGSIMKGGAVAADGRIEPGDMLLQVNDMNFENMSNDDAVRVLRDIVHKPGPIVLTVAKCWDPSPQAYFTLPRNEPIQPIDPAAWVSHSAALTGTFPAYPGSSSMSTMTSGSSLPEGCEGRGLSIHTDMASVTKAMAAPESGLEVRDRMWLKITIPNAFLGSDVVDWLYHHVEGFPERREARKYASGLLKAGLIRHTVNKITFSEQCYYVFGDLSGGCESYLVNLSLNDNDGSSGASDQDTLAPLPGATPWPLLPTFSYQYPAPHPYSPQPPPYHELSSYTYGGGSASSQHSEGSRSSGSTRSDGGAGRTGRPEERAPESKSGSGSESEPSSRGGSLRRGGDPGGADGGPPPSRGSSGGAPNLRAHPGLHPYGPPPGMALPYNPMMVVMMPPPPPPVPPAVQPPGAPPVRDLGSVPPELTASRQSFHMAMGNPSEFFVDVM comes from the exons GGTGGTGAAGGAGGAGATTTCGGATGACAACGCCCGCCTTCCCTGCTTCAACGGAAGGGTGGTGTCCTGG CTAGTGTCATCAGATAACCCCCAACCCGAGATGCCTCCCCCAGCCCATGAGCCTCGGACAGAACTGGCGCCACCCCCCCCACCATTACCCCCTTTGCCCCCGGAGAGGACCAGCGGCATTGGGGACTCCAGGCCTCCATCCTTCCA ccctaATGTGTCCAGCAGCCGGGAAAACCTGGAGCCTGAGACAGAAACGGAGTCGGTTGTGTCTCTGCGGCGGGAGCGGCCTCGCAGGAGAGACAGCA CGGGGGGCCACAGGCCCAGTGGCCCCTCCAGGCTGGAGCGCCACCTGGCTGGGTACGAGAGctcctccaccctcatgaccaGCGAGCTGGAGAGCACCAGCCTGGGAGACTCAGACGAGGATGACACCATGAGCAG GTTCAGCAGCTCCACGGAGCAGAGCAGCGCCTCCCGCCTCCTCAAGCGCCACCGGCGGCGGAGGAAACAGCGGCCACCCCGCCTGGAGAGG GCCTCGTCCTTCAGCAGCGTCACCGACTCCACCATGTCGCTCAACATCATCACGGTCACGCTGAACATGG AGAAGTACAACTTCCTGGGCATCTCCATCGTGGGCCAGAGCAACGAGCGGGGCGACGGCGGCATCTACATCGGCTCCATCATGAAGGGGGGTGCCGTGGCGGCTGACGGGCGCATCGAGCCGGGCGACATGCTGCTGCAG GTGAATGACATGAACTTCGAGAACATGAGCAACGACGACGCAGTGCGGGTGCTGCGGGACATCGTGCACAAGCCAGG CCCCATTGTGCTGACGGTGGCTAAGTGCTGGGATCCCTCTCCTCAGGCCTATTTCACTCTTCCTCGAA ATGAGCCCATCCAGCCCATCGACCCCGCTGCCTGGGTGTCTCACTCTGCTGCGCTGACTGGCACCTTCCCAGCCTATCCCGGCTCCTCGTCCATGAGCACCATGACATcggggtcctctctgcctgagg GCTGTGAGGGCCGGGGTCTCTCCATCCACACGGACATGGCGTCTGTGACCAAGGCTATGGCGGCCCCAGAGTCCGGGCTGGAAGTTCGGGACCGCATGTGGCTCAAGATCACTATCCCTAATGCTTTTCTGG GCTCGGACGTGGTGGACTGGCTCTACCATCACGTGGAAGGCTTTCCTGAGCGGCGGGAGGCCCGCAAGTACGCCAGTGGGCTGCTCAAGGCGGGTCTCATCCGACACACCGTGAACAAGATCACCTTCTCCGAGCAGTGCTATTACGTCTTCGGGGACCTCAGCGGCGGCTGTGAGAGCT ACCTTGTCAACTTGTCTCTGAATGACAATGATGGTTCCAGCGGGGCGTCGGACCAGGACACCTTGGCTCCTCTGCCTGGGGCGACCCCCTGGCCCCTGCTGCCCACCTTCTCATACCAGTACCCGGCCCCGCACCCATACAGCCCCCAGCCGCCACCCTACCACGAGCTCTCGTCCTACACCTACGGGGGCGGCAGTGCCAGCAGCCAGCACAGCGAGG ggAGCCGGAGCAGTGGGTCAACGCGCAGCGATGGGGGGGCAGGGCGtacagggaggcctgaggagcGGGCCCCAGAGTCCAAGTCCGGCAGTGGCAGTGAGTCTGAGCCCTCCAGCCGTGGGGGCAGCCTCCGGCGGGGCGGGGATCCAGGCGGGGCTGATGGGGGCCCTCCCCCTTCCAGAGGCTCGTCAGGGGGTGCTCCCAATCTCCGAGCCCACCCTGGCCTCCATCCCTACGGACCGCCCCCCGGGATGGCCCTCCCCTACAATCCCATGATGGTGGTCATGATGCCGCCGCCTCCACCCCCTGTCCCTCCAGCCGTGCAGCCCCCCGGGGCCCCTCCAGTCAGAGACCTGGGCTCTGTGCCCCCAGAACTGACGGCGAGCCGCCAAAGCTTCCACATGGCCATGGGCAACCCCAGTGAGTTCTTTGTGGACGTTATGTAG
- the DVL2 gene encoding segment polarity protein dishevelled homolog DVL-2 isoform X1, which yields MAGSGAGGGGVGETKVIYHLDEEETPYLVKIPVPAERITLGDFKSVLQRPAGAKYFFKSMDQDFGVVKEEISDDNARLPCFNGRVVSWLVSSDNPQPEMPPPAHEPRTELAPPPPPLPPLPPERTSGIGDSRPPSFHPNVSSSRENLEPETETESVVSLRRERPRRRDSSEHGAGGHRPSGPSRLERHLAGYESSSTLMTSELESTSLGDSDEDDTMSRFSSSTEQSSASRLLKRHRRRRKQRPPRLERASSFSSVTDSTMSLNIITVTLNMEKYNFLGISIVGQSNERGDGGIYIGSIMKGGAVAADGRIEPGDMLLQVNDMNFENMSNDDAVRVLRDIVHKPGPIVLTVAKCWDPSPQAYFTLPRNEPIQPIDPAAWVSHSAALTGTFPAYPGSSSMSTMTSGSSLPEGCEGRGLSIHTDMASVTKAMAAPESGLEVRDRMWLKITIPNAFLGSDVVDWLYHHVEGFPERREARKYASGLLKAGLIRHTVNKITFSEQCYYVFGDLSGGCESYLVNLSLNDNDGSSGASDQDTLAPLPGATPWPLLPTFSYQYPAPHPYSPQPPPYHELSSYTYGGGSASSQHSEGSRSSGSTRSDGGAGRTGRPEERAPESKSGSGSESEPSSRGGSLRRGGDPGGADGGPPPSRGSSGGAPNLRAHPGLHPYGPPPGMALPYNPMMVVMMPPPPPPVPPAVQPPGAPPVRDLGSVPPELTASRQSFHMAMGNPSEFFVDVM from the exons GGTGGTGAAGGAGGAGATTTCGGATGACAACGCCCGCCTTCCCTGCTTCAACGGAAGGGTGGTGTCCTGG CTAGTGTCATCAGATAACCCCCAACCCGAGATGCCTCCCCCAGCCCATGAGCCTCGGACAGAACTGGCGCCACCCCCCCCACCATTACCCCCTTTGCCCCCGGAGAGGACCAGCGGCATTGGGGACTCCAGGCCTCCATCCTTCCA ccctaATGTGTCCAGCAGCCGGGAAAACCTGGAGCCTGAGACAGAAACGGAGTCGGTTGTGTCTCTGCGGCGGGAGCGGCCTCGCAGGAGAGACAGCAGTGAGCATGGCG CGGGGGGCCACAGGCCCAGTGGCCCCTCCAGGCTGGAGCGCCACCTGGCTGGGTACGAGAGctcctccaccctcatgaccaGCGAGCTGGAGAGCACCAGCCTGGGAGACTCAGACGAGGATGACACCATGAGCAG GTTCAGCAGCTCCACGGAGCAGAGCAGCGCCTCCCGCCTCCTCAAGCGCCACCGGCGGCGGAGGAAACAGCGGCCACCCCGCCTGGAGAGG GCCTCGTCCTTCAGCAGCGTCACCGACTCCACCATGTCGCTCAACATCATCACGGTCACGCTGAACATGG AGAAGTACAACTTCCTGGGCATCTCCATCGTGGGCCAGAGCAACGAGCGGGGCGACGGCGGCATCTACATCGGCTCCATCATGAAGGGGGGTGCCGTGGCGGCTGACGGGCGCATCGAGCCGGGCGACATGCTGCTGCAG GTGAATGACATGAACTTCGAGAACATGAGCAACGACGACGCAGTGCGGGTGCTGCGGGACATCGTGCACAAGCCAGG CCCCATTGTGCTGACGGTGGCTAAGTGCTGGGATCCCTCTCCTCAGGCCTATTTCACTCTTCCTCGAA ATGAGCCCATCCAGCCCATCGACCCCGCTGCCTGGGTGTCTCACTCTGCTGCGCTGACTGGCACCTTCCCAGCCTATCCCGGCTCCTCGTCCATGAGCACCATGACATcggggtcctctctgcctgagg GCTGTGAGGGCCGGGGTCTCTCCATCCACACGGACATGGCGTCTGTGACCAAGGCTATGGCGGCCCCAGAGTCCGGGCTGGAAGTTCGGGACCGCATGTGGCTCAAGATCACTATCCCTAATGCTTTTCTGG GCTCGGACGTGGTGGACTGGCTCTACCATCACGTGGAAGGCTTTCCTGAGCGGCGGGAGGCCCGCAAGTACGCCAGTGGGCTGCTCAAGGCGGGTCTCATCCGACACACCGTGAACAAGATCACCTTCTCCGAGCAGTGCTATTACGTCTTCGGGGACCTCAGCGGCGGCTGTGAGAGCT ACCTTGTCAACTTGTCTCTGAATGACAATGATGGTTCCAGCGGGGCGTCGGACCAGGACACCTTGGCTCCTCTGCCTGGGGCGACCCCCTGGCCCCTGCTGCCCACCTTCTCATACCAGTACCCGGCCCCGCACCCATACAGCCCCCAGCCGCCACCCTACCACGAGCTCTCGTCCTACACCTACGGGGGCGGCAGTGCCAGCAGCCAGCACAGCGAGG ggAGCCGGAGCAGTGGGTCAACGCGCAGCGATGGGGGGGCAGGGCGtacagggaggcctgaggagcGGGCCCCAGAGTCCAAGTCCGGCAGTGGCAGTGAGTCTGAGCCCTCCAGCCGTGGGGGCAGCCTCCGGCGGGGCGGGGATCCAGGCGGGGCTGATGGGGGCCCTCCCCCTTCCAGAGGCTCGTCAGGGGGTGCTCCCAATCTCCGAGCCCACCCTGGCCTCCATCCCTACGGACCGCCCCCCGGGATGGCCCTCCCCTACAATCCCATGATGGTGGTCATGATGCCGCCGCCTCCACCCCCTGTCCCTCCAGCCGTGCAGCCCCCCGGGGCCCCTCCAGTCAGAGACCTGGGCTCTGTGCCCCCAGAACTGACGGCGAGCCGCCAAAGCTTCCACATGGCCATGGGCAACCCCAGTGAGTTCTTTGTGGACGTTATGTAG